The following nucleotide sequence is from Glycine max cultivar Williams 82 chromosome 9, Glycine_max_v4.0, whole genome shotgun sequence.
aaAAGGTTAAGAATTAAAGTGAAGTTTAATATAGTTAAAGATCAATATTAcagttatatataatatcaaaatattaaagtgaGACTTTATCCGTACATGTAACACCTAAATTCACCAACACATATATTAGTCCAAGTAATTATAACGATCttaattagtttttcttaagaaaatctTAAACATgagttttatatatgaaaaataggcGATGGAAGAACTTTATCCTCTTCTTAACTTGTTCACTAAATTTGACTCTTGAGGTTAATGAAGATTTAACGTGACCTTTGAATATTTTGAAAGTCTGACAAACCCACTCGatctttatattaattttttcaagagGTTCATTATTTAGtgaagttaaaatatttttgaggtTCAATGCTACGTATAGagttatataaagaaaaataaaaaacgtaAACTTACGTACAAGACACACCCTAGTAATAACAAAAAGGTTACGCGCGTATTGAAGCTTAGTGTTAAGTTAATTTCTACTTTTGAAGATGCATGCTTAGTTGGATATAATTTTACAACTTCAATCAAGGATTGATGCAATGCCGTAGCCATTAGTGTTTGGTTTCAATGATTCCATTCTGTTTATTCATTTTGAACGGCATATAGAAAAGCCAAGAGCCCTTTTTGTCATTTCAAATTCCACCTACTGGTCCTTCCTTTCATGGGCATCAGATTCTTCCATCTTTGCCACAGTGATGCCAGGCCACACACACATTgacctcaaaaattaaaataatacattataGCAAAGGTTCTttgaatttatgatattatggGGGTTGTTAACCCGTACTCTTAAAACATTGGTTATaagaaagtgtaaaaaaaattatatatatatatatatatatatataataattttttacatcccaataattttttttaatttcttaattaatctcCTGAGGATACCTTagcattttttctttataatatatttgcACCATATAATTATATGTACGCATCAACATACACAGAGACTCATTCCACATACTAGTTATGGCTCCTATAACCTCTATATTTCACCAAACCAACCTTGTTGTGCAAACTTAACCACAGACTCgtacaaaaaaagaaacaatgggAACTGGTCACAGTACTCACACTAACCTTGGAAGCGAATGCACTTCCTATGATGCTGGTGCCACAGGCACCATAGCACGTTGGGGAGAATCTTTTGAAGTTTCCATGGGCAATAGCAAAGAAAACAATGATCACACAGAAGTTTGGGGTGTGAAATACAAACCAAGTCAGAAAAACTACACTTGTGGCTTTCACCTTAGGGCAAGCCGTGACAATAACAAAAGTGTTGAGAGCATATATTTCGGATTAGGCGATTTTTCCAACAACAAAACTGAATTTGCTTTGAAGATTACAAGAATCGGTCGCGATAGTCTCCGAGGAGGGATAACCGGCATCGACTCTTCCACCGCACCAATGTACTTCACAAGAGCAAAGCAAGATCACACAATAGAGACAACTATTGTTCCATATGGTTGTTCATTCAGAGATGGTCTTTTTGTTatggaaatgaagaagaaggtTAATGCTGAGAATGCTTATATGGTTACCATGGGACACTATTATGTTACCAAAGATGTTGGTCTTTCTGTTGAGGCCAAAATCCTTCGCAGTAAAAACTGTTTTGTTGTTCAAGTGGAGGGTCCTTTCAGCCACCCTGGTGATGAATTGCGTAAGGTTCTTGCGAAAACGCATCGAACTGGAATATGGTCGCGTAGTGCTTGTTCTCATTGTAATAACAATGGAACAAAGGCTAGCACTagcaaaaaaagtggagaatccGATTCACCATTGAAAGCTCAACCAAGTCACCAGAAGGGACACGGTACTGTAGGTGAAATTGTTAGCCATGCTTTCTCGAGCAGTGTCAAGGAGCAATACAACAAAGGCCTTATCAATTCGAGTGGATACACTACTGGTTCTCTGAATAATTCTATCGTCTTTAttgattgtaatttttaaattcatcaTATGGGAAATTACGTAATGTGGAAGTATTTTACTTTCCATAttcaattgttaaaataaatggtGGGAAATACTCACTCACTTGGTACTGTAAGTTATATACTTGCTAATTGATTGTTGGTGTTGATACAAACTCTTGGAACAGGGCTATGTTTGTAAACAAAGGGCATCGCAATTATAAACTGCATGATGTTGTTGCATCGTTACAGAGTACTTTTGATATCTCCATGTATTGATGATGTTTTCTtgtaaaacttttatatttttgctgATGAACAAAAGTATGACCACCACAGAGTTTTTGCTAGCTTAACTCTTGTTTCtatgttaattaataattagccTAAATCTATATATACAAATAGACTGAGATAAGTGGCTCCAAGAATAATTCTTGaaggaattattttatttaataactcTTGAAATAAGATAAGTTTGATGGTTAAGAGAaaagtgaaagagaaaaaatattacagATTTAATCTTTTCtgctaataaaattaacattctaACAAACTAATATTTGTCTATTAAAAAAACACTCTTGTAACATAGCCTATTTGAGAGACTCCAGTGTTTGTGCTCCATCCTTGACAAACTTTTCCACGTAGCCTATTTGGCCAGAAGTCACATACCTATTGTAGAAATCAACCATGAAGCCTATTTAACCTATTTTtgaaatacaattttataaCCTCTTTCATTAGGTATCTTAGTTTGTATATtataagtgataaatttttatttatataattaagaaagtGTTGAGGGAGGGGGCCTTGTCTGTCCCCTTTCCTATCCATCCCTCCCATTATATAGATAATGACAAAATAAAGATAGTTTGAAATGAGTGAGATTGAGAAATTTTttgactaattaattataaaaacagtATGTAGAATGTATatccaaaagaaaatattgaaaatctctaagacaataaaaataagagttaattaattacaataatcaTTTCTatggtttgtttttattatgCTCGTTACCATTTtttcattacatttaaacttatttgttaatttcataaaacttcgaataataaaaaaaaaagacattcatttatgaaagaaaaaaaacaaagacaaaaaaaatagtgtttaaacaataatatgaataattttaccAATGATCATTTTAATACTCAATTACTTGTAATTTTTGGGTTTacttaattgaattttaaatcttgATTTAGCTTGTTAAATTATAGTATGAACTCTTTTACACATATGCACTTCTCAATAGTCATTTTAATGTAAAGCAATTACAAAGTTAAAAGGAATGAATAAGGatattttagacaaaaaaatcactaaaaatcatGTGTTTCTCATGTGACTAATAACTGcaaaatttatgtttaattgataGTCAAATCAGACAAGAATggttagattttaaaaaaaaaatgaaggtttTACTATCATGAAGGTTtcctgttttaaaaaaaataatgaaggttttaatatcattttaattcttaaccaacaggattcaaaagaagaaaaattacaagCACTTTAGAGGTAAATTAATGCAAAAACTTAAAGTAAAGCCTTAAAGAAGAAGTTGAAGTAAGAAAGCACATTCGCTTAGCGCATAAGACACGTCCA
It contains:
- the LOC100781987 gene encoding uncharacterized protein encodes the protein MGTGHSTHTNLGSECTSYDAGATGTIARWGESFEVSMGNSKENNDHTEVWGVKYKPSQKNYTCGFHLRASRDNNKSVESIYFGLGDFSNNKTEFALKITRIGRDSLRGGITGIDSSTAPMYFTRAKQDHTIETTIVPYGCSFRDGLFVMEMKKKVNAENAYMVTMGHYYVTKDVGLSVEAKILRSKNCFVVQVEGPFSHPGDELRKVLAKTHRTGIWSRSACSHCNNNGTKASTSKKSGESDSPLKAQPSHQKGHGTVGEIVSHAFSSSVKEQYNKGLINSSGYTTGSLNNSIVFIDCNF